The DNA sequence CTGCACCTGTACGAGCGCGTGGGCTCCACCAACGACGTGGCCCGCGCGCTGGCGGACGAGGGCGCGCCCGCGGGCACGGTGGTGCTGGCCGAGGAGCAGGTGGCCGGCCGCGGGCGGGGAGGGAAGGGCTGGGCCTCCGCGCCGGGCCTCGGCATCTGGCTCTCCATCGTCCTGCGGCCCGACGCGCTGCCGTCGCCCGGGCTGCTGCCCATCCTCGTCGGCCTCGCCGCGGCGGAGGCGGTGGACGAGTTCGCCCGGCCGGCCGTGGCGCGGGTGAAGTGGCCCAACGACCTGTACTTCGGCGAGCGGAAGGCCGGCGGCATCCTGTGCGAGGGGAGCTGGGACGCGGGCAAGCCCGCCGCCGTGATCGTCGGCATCGGCCTCAACGTCCTGCATCTGCCGGACGATTTCCCGGAAGAGGTGCGAGATACCGCGACGTCGCTCCGCATCGCCGCGGGTTGGGCGCCGCCGCGCGCGGAGGTGGCGGGCGCTAT is a window from the Longimicrobiaceae bacterium genome containing:
- a CDS encoding biotin--[acetyl-CoA-carboxylase] ligase, which codes for MTTRIANRYEGVPAENLAARWGIPALHLYERVGSTNDVARALADEGAPAGTVVLAEEQVAGRGRGGKGWASAPGLGIWLSIVLRPDALPSPGLLPILVGLAAAEAVDEFARPAVARVKWPNDLYFGERKAGGILCEGSWDAGKPAAVIVGIGLNVLHLPDDFPEEVRDTATSLRIAAGWAPPRAEVAGAIVREVMRGLASPPERLSGALLDRMRRRDALLGRPVRVTGAEELDGIAMGVTPEGALLVRSDGVLRSVKAGTVRATGPALASAE